The stretch of DNA CCGGGCCTTCGACTGGTCGGTGAGCGTTGCCAACCCCCAGCAGCGTGCGGCCGCCGAGGACGCGTTGGCCAAGCTGCTGGCCACCGACGACGAGGGCAACCGCCACGCGCTGTTCCGCCGCTTCGGGCTCATGTACATGATCTGGGACCGCCAGATCTTCAGCGCCAGCCAGGCCGACGCCGGATGGCGGCCCTACGCGTGCAACTCCGCAGCGTCCTACGACTCGTGCCACGTCAACCACGTCCACTTCTCGTTCTCGACCGCGGGCGCGCAGATGCTCACGTCATGGTGGCGCATGCGGCCGGATCCGCAGGACGCACCCGCGATCGAACGTGTGATGGCCCCGACCCGTGCGACCATGGCCATCAAGTTCAGCCGATCGGCGTTCCCGACGCGTGGATCGGCCGACAGCGTGTTCCTCGCCGCCACAGACGCGCCTGAGGACGCGATGCTCGCCTCGGTCATGGCGGGCGCCGCGCACGGCTCGGTGCTGCTGACCCGCGGCGGATCCCAGCTCGAGCGGCGTGTCAACGGCGAGTTGTCGCGCGTGCTCAGCGCGGGCGGTTCGATCACTCTGGTCGGCGATCAGGCGTCGCTGCCGGACGAGCTCGTGCGCGAGCGCGCCGGCAGCCACGAGATCCGCCGCGTCGCCGGACGCGACGCGTTGACCACCGCACGCGTCGCCGGGCTCGAGATGGAGCGCGCCGGCCGTTCACGCACGGCCGTCCTCGCGGGCCTGGACGCGCTGGACGAGGCGCTGCCCATGGTGGCGGTCGCCGCCGCCAACGACTGGCCGTTGATCTTCACGGCGACCGACGAGCTCAGTGCCGAGGCGCGCGGGTTCCTCCGGGAGACGGACATCGCGCGGGTTCACATCGCCGGCTCGACCGAGGCTGTGTCCGATGCGGTGCAGCAGCAGGTCGCACAGCTGTCCGGCGTCGCCGTGGAGCGCCATGCGGGCGGGACCCCGAGCCGGGTGTCCGTGGCCGTGGCCGAGCACTTCTTCGCCATCCCGTCGGCGTACGCGCTGGTGAACCGCGACGAGATCGCGACCGCCTCGGTCGCCGCAGCGTACGCCGGCGAGCGGCGGCACGCGCCGGTGCTGCTGACCAACGGGCGCGGCGTGGACGGCGAGGTCGTCGACTACATGATCTCGTCGGCATCGCCCGACACCGGAGGGATCCTGGTCGGCGACACGCAGACGGTCGGCCGGGAGATCGAGCGCCAGCTGCGGCGCGTGCTGGGGAACTAGGCGCGCGCCGCGCGGGTCGACCTGCCGGCGTCAGCCGGTGACCGCGCCGACCTCGGCGCCGGACACCACCCGCGCGTACTTGGCGAGCACGCCGGTCGTGTAGCGGGGCTCCGGGTGCGTGAGCGTCCGCCGACGCTGCTCGAGCTCGTCGTCGGCGACCTCGAGGTCGAGGCGGCGCGCGGGCACGTCGAGCACGATCCGGTCGCCGTGCCCGACCAACGCGATGGGCCCACCGTCAACCGCCTCGGGCGCGACGTGTCCCACGCACAGCCCGTGGGTTGCACCCGAGAAGCGTCCGTCGGTGATCAGAGCGACGTCGTTGCCGTGGCCCGCGCCCTTGACCGCAGCCGTGACCGCGAGCATCTCGCGCATCCCGGGCCCGCCCTTGGGGCCCTCGTAGCGCACGATCAGCACGTCGCCGGACTCCAACCTGCCGTCCAGGACGTAGTCCATCGCGGCCTGCTCGCCGTCGAACACGCGCGCCGTACCGGTGAACGTCTCGTCGTCGAGGCCGGCGATCTTGACGATGGCGCCGTCGGGAGCCAGCGACCCGCGCAGCACGGCGAGGCCGCCGTCCGCGTGGATCGGGTCGTCCAGGTCGCGGATCACGTTGCCGTCCGGCGCCGGCACGTCGGCCAGCGCGTCGAGGTTCTCGGCGAGGGTCCCGCCGGTGACGGTCAGGCAGTCGCCGTGCAGCAGATCGGCGTCGAGCAGCGCGCGCAGCACGGCCGGCACGCCGCCGGCGCGGTCGATCTCGCTCATCGCGAACCGACCGTGCGGGCGCGAGTCCACGATGTGCGGCACGCGCCGACCGATGCGGTCGAAGTCCTCGAGCCCGAGCTCGACCCGCGCCTCGTGGGCGATCGCGAGCAGGTGCAGTACGGCGTTCGTCGATCCGCCGACGGCCATCACGACGGCGATCGCGTTCTCGAGTGACTCGCGTGTGATGATCTGCCGCGGTCGGACACCGGCCTCGAGCAGCGACATCACGGCGCGGCCCGAGCGCACGGCGAGGTGCTCACGGCGGGCGTCGACCGCGGGCGGTGACGCGGATCCCGGCAGGCTCATGCCCAGCGCCTCGACCGCCGCCGCCATGGTGTTGGCGGTGTACATCCCCGCACACGAGCCCTCGGTGGGGCATGCAGCGGATTCGATGCCGTGCAACTCGTCGTCGTCGATCGATCCGGCGGCGTGCGCCCCCACCGCCTCGAACACGTCCTTGATGTCGACGCTGCGGCCCTTGTAGCTGCCGAGCAGGATCGTGCCGCCGTAGAGGAAGACCGACGGCACGTCCAGCCTGGCCGCGGCCATCACCATGCCGGGCAGGGATTTGTCGCAGCCGGCGAAGGTGACCATGCCGTCGAAGCGCTCGGCGTGCATGACCGTCTCGACCGAGTCGGCGATGACCTCCCGCGACACAAGCGACGCGCGCATGCCCTCGTGGCCCATCGCGATGCCGTCGGAGATCGCGATCGTGTTGAACTCGAGCGGGAAACCGCCCGCCTCGCGGATGCCCTGCTTGGCCTGCCCCGCCAACCGGCGCAACGGCAGGTTGCACGGTGTGACCTCGTTCCATGACGTCGCGACGCCGACCTGGAACTTGCCGAAGTCGTCCTCGGTCATGCCGACGGCACGCAGCATGGCGCGCGCAGGCGCCCGTCGTGGTCCTTCGCTGACGTCGGCCGACCGGCGCGTGCCTGTGGACTCCATCGGTGCTCCTCGATCCGAACGGGCGGACGCTAGGCTTCGACCCGTGGGACGACATCGCCCCACACGATGGATCCCCGTCTCTCTCCCGCAAAGGCTGCAGATGTCTGACGACCCAACCGCCTGGTATCTCGTGGCGACCGATGACGGCAGCGACATGACCTACACCGTGACCCGCGAGGCCGGTGTCGAGCGTGCAGCCAAGGCGGACGCTGGTGTCATCTTGTACGACCGCACCAGCGAGAGCAAGCTCACGAACCCCTACCCGTCGGGACCGTGGTCCGACGAGGGCGATGCGGTCAGCCCTGACTCCGAGCTCGAGCCGGAGACGCTGCGCGAGATGGGGCGCGCCTACCTCGCCGACCAGGTCGTCGAGATCCGGGACCGTGGCATGCCAGCGCGCGCCCACCTCGCGGTCAACACCGGCGCGCAGGCGCTGACAGACGCCGTGCGCCGCTACCGGCCGACGACCATCGTCTTCCCCAGGAAGGCCACCGACGAGGGCGGCATGCTCGCGAAGCTGACCGACGGATCCATCGCCGAGGCGCTGTCTGACACCAGCGCCGAGGTCGTCCTGATCGACGAGGAC from Euzebyales bacterium encodes:
- the ilvD gene encoding dihydroxy-acid dehydratase, with translation MESTGTRRSADVSEGPRRAPARAMLRAVGMTEDDFGKFQVGVATSWNEVTPCNLPLRRLAGQAKQGIREAGGFPLEFNTIAISDGIAMGHEGMRASLVSREVIADSVETVMHAERFDGMVTFAGCDKSLPGMVMAAARLDVPSVFLYGGTILLGSYKGRSVDIKDVFEAVGAHAAGSIDDDELHGIESAACPTEGSCAGMYTANTMAAAVEALGMSLPGSASPPAVDARREHLAVRSGRAVMSLLEAGVRPRQIITRESLENAIAVVMAVGGSTNAVLHLLAIAHEARVELGLEDFDRIGRRVPHIVDSRPHGRFAMSEIDRAGGVPAVLRALLDADLLHGDCLTVTGGTLAENLDALADVPAPDGNVIRDLDDPIHADGGLAVLRGSLAPDGAIVKIAGLDDETFTGTARVFDGEQAAMDYVLDGRLESGDVLIVRYEGPKGGPGMREMLAVTAAVKGAGHGNDVALITDGRFSGATHGLCVGHVAPEAVDGGPIALVGHGDRIVLDVPARRLDLEVADDELEQRRRTLTHPEPRYTTGVLAKYARVVSGAEVGAVTG